Proteins found in one Sardina pilchardus chromosome 3, fSarPil1.1, whole genome shotgun sequence genomic segment:
- the grifin gene encoding grifin translates to MTLRFEASCPDGLCPGWSIILKGETPSEANKFEINFLCDRDDRIAFHFNPRFTESDIVCNSFMANHWGQEERCTNFPFGAEEPFQIEIYSDNENFHVYIDETKIMQYKHRVEDLKTITKVQVVNDVNISSLEITKKHFY, encoded by the exons ATGACATTACGG TTTGAAGCTTCCTGCCCTGATGGCCTGTGTCCAGGCTGGAGCATCATCCTCAAAGGAGAAACCCCCTCAGAGGCAAACAA GTTTGAGATTAATTTCCTGTGTGATCGGGATGACAGAATAGCCTTCCACTTCAACCCACGCTTCACAGAGTCGGACATCGTCTGCAACTCCTTCATGGCCAACCACtggggacaggaggagagatgcACCAATTTCCCTTTCGGGGCTGAGGAGCCTTTCCAG ATTGAGATTTACTCCGACAATGAAAACTTCCACGTCTACATCGACGAGACGAAGATCATGCAGTACAAACACCGCGTGGAAGACCTAAAGACGATCACAAAGGTGCAGGTGGTGAATGACGTCAACATCTCCTCGTTAGAGATCACCAAGAAGCACTTTTACTGA
- the LOC134076248 gene encoding QRFP-like peptide receptor: protein MCSERGMQIECSALPPNTSSCYAPEEKMNFSAENQKAGLLLKPQNESLGQAGDVDNGIFPLGSSELETLFLVTIHEPTTIALTVMYILSFMVGFVGNIMAIHVLTGRRSKRLSGVSATRSLLINLAVCDLMVVLVCMPITLGHKIYTAWVYGDFLCRAVPFTQAVSVSASVLSLTVISVNRYYSVHSPLNARSFFTRRKIAWTIVLVWLLSSAICSPLIFMNRRDEIPLMGDVVVPVCQEVWPSPRLKQVYNVLLFVTLYCVPVTFNLVISFLTSKKLWWASRNFADCDPQSQALHSSRLKMRKKIAKMVVALVLLFAVSWLPLYLADIWIDHVQHPPHWVLQLRLFAQWLGLTNSSLNPICYCFIGDLYRSAKVIKSKYHQRLISLLSSSSTTSSSSSSIPRMFSLRRHKSGQRSGQMSQVSEETFSEWCSHTSVYENPSQMVSLQSLAEKTSDLTDL, encoded by the coding sequence ATGTGCAGTGAGCGGGGTATGCAAATAGAgtgctctgctctccctccgAACACCTCGTCCTGCTATGCCCCGGAGGAGAAAATGAATTTCTCAGCAGAAAACCAGAAAGCCGGGCTACTCCTTAAGCCACAAAATGAATCCCTTGGACAAGCAGGTGACGTTGACAACGGCATATTCCCCCTGGGCAGCAGCGAGCTGGAGACCCTGTTCCTGGTGACCATCCACGAGCCCACCACCATCGCGCTCACCGTCATGTACATCCTGTCCTTCATGGTGGGCTTCGTGGGGAACATCATGGCCATCCACGTGCTGACCGGCCGCCGGAGTAAGCGCCTGTCCGGCGTGAGCGCCACCAGGAGCCTGCTGATCAACCTGGCCGTGTGCGACCtgatggtggtgctggtgtgcaTGCCCATCACGCTGGGCCACAAGATCTACACGGCGTGGGTGTACGGCGACTTCCTGTGCCGCGCCGTGCCCTTCACCCAGGCCGTGTCGGTGTCGGCCAGCGTGCTGAGCCTGACGGTCATCAGCGTGAACCGCTACTACAGCGTGCACAGCCCGCTCAACGCCCGCTCCTTCTTCACGCGCCGCAAGATCGCCTGGACCATCGTGCTGGTGTGGCTGCTCTCCTCGGCCATCTGCTCGCCGCTCATCTTCATGAACCGGCGCGACGAGATCCCGCTGATGGGCGACGTGGTGGTGCCCGTGTGCCAGGAGGTCTGGCCGTCGCCGCGCCTCAAGCAGGTCTACAACGTGCTGCTGTTCGTCACGCTCTACTGCGTGCCCGTCACCTTCAACCTGGTCATCAGCTTCCTGACCAGCAAGAAGCTGTGGTGGGCCTCGCGCAACTTCGCCGACTGCGACCCGCAGAGCCAGGCGCTGCACTCGTCGCGGCTGAAGATGCGCAAGAAGATCGCCAAGATGGTGGTGgccctggtgctgctgttcgcCGTCTCCTGGCTGCCCTTGTACTTGGCCGACATCTGGATCGACCACGTGCAGCATCCCCCGCACTGGGTGCTGCAGCTGCGCCTCTTTGCCCAGTGGCTGGGCCTGACCAACTCCAGCCTCAACCCCATCTGCTACTGCTTCATCGGCGACCTCTACCGCTCGGCCAAGGTCATCAAGAGTAAGTACCACCAGCGGCTCATCTCGCtgctcagctcctcctccacgaccagcagcagcagcagcagcatcccccGCATGTTCTCCCTCCGGCGCCACAAGTCGGGCCAGCGGTCAGGGCAGATGAGCCAGGTGTCCGAGGAGACCTTCTCAGAGTGGTGCTCGCACACCAGCGTCTATGAGAACCCCAGTCAGATGGTGTCTCTTCAGAGCCTCGCAGAGAAGACTTCTGACTTAACAGACCTGTAG
- the chst12a gene encoding carbohydrate sulfotransferase 12: protein MDYPPPKSDRMGKSRLFRIFLILGSVFMILLIIIYWDDVGATHFYLHTTISGPHTSRQPPEGNTDPKPKPDTDKEPSFLSDIDAFVNQFLIGTADPTEQVRGEPLASDANQNQSNESKSDEKFVPRREWKIHLTPIAQELRQRQEDRRQMVRGLCSGNSTLDFPGKNRTFDEIPNKELDHLIVDDRHGIIYCYVPKVACTNWKRIMIVLSESLLVDGVPYQDPLDVPTELIHNSSLHFTFNKFWKRYGKFSRHLMKIKLKKYTKFLFVRDPFVRLISAYRNKFEQENEDFYKRFAVVMLKRFGNYSDPPASVVDAFAAGIRPTFSNFIQYLLDPNTEKEAPFNEHWRQMYRLCHPCQINYDFVGKLETLDDDAEHLLRILRVDNVVQFPTSHRNRTVTSWERDWFANIPFESRRELYKLYEADFRLFGYAKPEKLLHE from the coding sequence ATGGACTACCCACCGCCAAAATCAGACAGAATGGGGAAATCCAGACTGTTTCGCATCTTTCTGATCCTGGGCTCCGTGTTCATGATCCTGTTGATCATCATCTACTGGGATGACGTTGGAGCGACCCACTTCTACCTGCACACCACCATATCCGGCCCGCACACCTCCCGGCAGCCCCCGGAGGGTAACACCGATCCCAAACCCAAGCCAGACACGGACAAAGAACCCTCTTTCCTGTCGGACATTGATGCCTTTGTCAACCAGTTTCTGATTGGCACCGCAGACCCCACCGAGCAGGTGAGAGGGGAGCCCCTTGCAAGCGACGCGAACCAGAACCAGTCCAACGAGTCCAAGTCAGATGAGAAGTTTGTTCCCAGGCGCGAGTGGAAGATCCACTTGACTCCGATCGCCCAGGAACTAAGGCAAAGACAGGAGGACCGGAGACAGATGGTCCGCGGCCTCTGCAGTGGCAACAGCACACTCGACTTCCCCGGCAAGAACAGGACATTTGACGAAATCCCCAACAAGGAGCTGGACCACCTGATCGTGGACGACCGGCACGGGATCATCTACTGCTACGTGCCCAAGGTGGCCTGCACCAACTGGAAGCGCATCATGATCGTGCTGAGTGAGAGCCTGCTGGTGGACGGCGTGCCTTACCAGGACCCCCTGGACGTGCCCACCGAGCTCATCCACAACAGCAGCCTGCACTTCACCTTCAACAAGTTCTGGAAGCGCTACGGCAAGTTCTCACGCCACCTCATGAAGATCAAGCTCAAGAAGTACACCAAGTTCCTGTTCGTCCGTGACCCATTTGTCCGCCTCATCTCCGCCTACCGGAACAAGTTCGAGCAGGAGAACGAGGATTTCTACAAGAGGTTCGCTGTGGTCATGCTCAAGCGATTCGGAAACTACTCGGATCCCCCAGCGTCGGTGGTAGATGCGTTTGCTGCCGGCATCAGGCCAACTTTCTCCAACTTCATCCAGTACCTCCTAGACCCCAACACGGAGAAGGAGGCCCCCTTCAATGAGCACTGGAGACAGATGTACCGCCTGTGCCACCCATGCCAGATCAACTACGACTTTGTGGGGAAGCTGGAAACCCTGGATGACGATGCCGAGCACTTGTTAAGAATCCTGCGTGTGGACAACGTGGTCCAGTTCCCGACGAGCCATCGGAACCGAACGGTGACCAGCTGGGAGCgagattggttcgccaacattcCGTTTGAGTCGAGGAGAGAACTCTACAAGCTCTACGAAGCTGACTTCAGATTGTTTGGATATGCAAAACCCGAGAAACTTTTACATGAGTGA